Proteins from a genomic interval of Arvicanthis niloticus isolate mArvNil1 chromosome 26, mArvNil1.pat.X, whole genome shotgun sequence:
- the LOC143438823 gene encoding olfactory receptor 8G1-like, translating to MATGNYCMLPEFILTGLSKKPELQMPLFLLFLGIYVVTVVGNLGMITLIRLSSHLHTPMYYFLSSFSFIDLCHSTVITPKMLVNFVIEKNIISYTGCMTQLYFFLIFAIAECHMLAAMAYDRYVAICNPLLYNVTMSYQIYVSLISGVYIIGVICASAHTGFMIKIQFCNLNVINHYFCDLLPLLELARSSTYVNELLILCFGTFNIVVPTLTILTSYIFIIASILHIRSTEGRSKAFSTCSSHILAVAVFFGSAAFMYLQPSSVSSMDQGKVSSVFYTIVVPMLNPLIYSLRNKDVSIALKKILERKSFM from the coding sequence ATGGCAACAGGAAACTATTGCATGTTACCTGAGTTCATTCTGACTGGGCTTTCAAAGAAACCAGAACTCCAGATGCctctatttctcctcttcctaggAATCTATGTGGTCACTGTAGTGGGAAATCTGGGCATGATCACACTGATTAGGCTCAGTTCTCAcctgcacacacccatgtactaTTTCCTCAGTAGTTTTTCCTTTATTGATCTCTGCCATTCCACCGTCATTACCCCCAAAATGCTGGTGAACTTTGTAATAGAGAAGAATATCATCTCCTACACTGGATGCATGACTCAGCTctacttctttctcatttttgctATTGCAGAGTGTCATATGTTAGCGGCAATGGCATATGATCGGTATGTTGCCATCTGTAACCCCTTGCTTTACAATGTAACCATGTCCTATCAGATTTACGTTTCCTTGATCTCTGGAGTCTATATTATTGGTGTGATTTGTGCATCAGCTCACACAGGCTTcatgatcaaaatacaatttTGTAACTTAAATGTGATCAACCACTATTTCTGTGATCTTCTTCCCCTGCTGGAGCTTGCTCGCTCTAGTACTTATGTTAATGAATTGTTAATTTTATGCTTTGGTACATTTAACATTGTTGTTCCAACCTTGACTATTCTTACCTCTTATATCTTCATCATTGCCAGCATCCTACACATTCGTTCTACTGAAGGCAGGTCCAAAGCCTTCAGTACCTGCAGCTCCCACATCTtggctgttgctgtcttctttggGTCTGCTGCATTTATGTACCTGCAGCCGTCATCAGTCAGCTCCATGGACCAAGGGAAAGTGTCCTCTGTGTTTTATACCATTGTTGTGCCCATGCTgaaccctttgatctacagtcTGAGGAATAAGGATGTCAGTATTGCCctgaagaaaatattagaaagaaaatcGTTCATGTAA